From the genome of Streptomyces sp. NBC_01304:
GTGGTACATGGCGATCCGGCGTATGGAACCGGGCAGGGACGCGACGGCTCTGCGCAGTTCGGGGTCGACGGCCTGCCGGGTGCGCTCCAGCAGGTCGACGGCCTCCTGCCCCTCGGCGGGGGCCGCGGTGCTCACCTCCAGCGGCCGATCTCGACGTTCTCCAGAACGCCGAGGGCGTCCGGCACCAGGACCGCCGCCGAGTAGTAGGCCGTCACCAGGTAGGACATGATCGCCTGTTCGCTGATGCCCATGAAGCGCACCGACAGGCTGGGTTCGATCTCGTCCGGGATGCCGGACTGGCGCAGTCCGACGACGCCCGCGTCGTCCTCGCCGGTACGCATGCAGATGATGGACGTCGTACGCGCGTCACTGATCGGGATCTTGTTGCACGGGAAGATCGGCACACCGCGCCAGGCCGGCACGTGGTGGCCGTTGACCTCGACGGAGTCCGGGTAGAGCCCGCGCTTGTTGCACTCGCGGCCGAAGGCGGAGATGGCGCGCGGGTGGGCGAGGAAGAGCTTCGATCCGCGCCTGCGGCTGAGGAGTTCGTCCATGTCGTCGGGGCTCGGGCCGCCGTCGTGGGGCTGCAGCCGCTGGTCGTACTCGCAGTTGTTGAGGAGTCCGAACTCCCGGTTGTTGATGAGCTCGTGCTCCTGGCGCTCCTTGAGCGCCTCCACGGTCAGCCGCAGCTGCTGCTCGGTCTGGTTCATCGGCTGGTTGTAAAGGTCGGCCACGCGCGTGTGGATGCGCAGAACCGTTTGGGCAACGCTGAGTTCGTACTCGCGCGGAGCCCCGTCGTAGTCGACGAACGTGCCCGGGATCTCCTGCTCACCGACATGGCCGGCCGAGAGGTCGATCTCCTTCTCGCCGTACTTGTTGGTGCGCTGGCCCGGGATGGAGCGCAGCCGCCCGAGCTGGGCACGGAGCGACTCGGAGCGCTCCGCGACCTGCTCGAAGTCCGAACGGGGCAGCGCGAGGACGGTGCACGTGGTCACCGCGCGTGCGGTGTACTCCCAGATGGACTCCGCATCGAGCAGGCACTGGTCGCCGAAGTACGCGCCGTCGGCAAGCACGCCGAGCACCGAGTCGTCGCCGTACGGGCCGGTGCCGAGCTTCTCGGCGCGGCCATGGGCAAGCAGGTACACCTCGTCCACCGGGCTGCCGAAGGAGGCAAGTGCCTCACCCGGCGCGAACTCCCGCTGCTGGCACCGCCGGGCGAGCTCGCCGAGCACCTCTTGGTCCTCGTAGTCGCGCAGTGCGGGCAGTTCGCCGAGCTCGGCCGGGATGACCTGCACCCGGTCGCCGGTCTTCACGAACGTCACCCGGCCGTCACCGACGGAGTAGCTCAGCCTGCGGTTCACCCGGTACGTACCACCCTGCACCTGGACCCAGGGCAGCATCCGCAGGAGCCAGCGCGAGCTGATCTCCTGCATCTGCGGGGTGGACTTGGTGGTGGTGGCCAGATTCCGTGCGGCATCGGTACCGAGACTCTGCTGCGGCTTGCCCGAATCCGTACGGATCTCTTCGCCTACCGACATGTATTGCCCTCCAGATCAAGCGCTGACCTGCGCTTTTGTGCGCAAGCGTGCGTGATCAACCCTTTCAGTACGGAGCGTGTCCGCGCTATTACACAAACGAATGGGAATGGATCACTCCACGCTGGGGAACACCCCTCCGTCCACTCGTTCGGCCGACGGGTACGGGTAGGGACGGGCGCGGACGGGGAACCCCAAGATCGCCCCAACCGTTCACACAGCACACGGATCGCACCGAACGGTACGAACCGCACCACCGACAGGAGACGACCCATGGCAGGCTTCCTGGACCGCGCCAAAGAGCAGGCGCAGAGCGCACTCGCCCAGGGCAAGCAGAAGGTGGACGAGGTCCAGGCGCAGCGCGCCGGCCAGGACCTCCTCAAGAAGCTGGGCGCCGCGTACTACGCGGAGCAGCGCGGCAGCGGCGACCCGCGCGTGACGCAGCAGGCACTGCAGGCGGTCGAGTCGCACATCGCGGCGAACGGCGACGGATTCCTGCAGAGCAGCAGCTGAGCCCACCCTCCCGCGCACTGTCCGGATCGGCTCGCACGCGCCTCGAACGACTGGCTCTGGAACCGGCGTTCCGGTAAAAGCAGGTCATAAGAGGCGGTGCGCGCCGGGCGTCCGCCGCATCCGGCACAAAGGAGGCGGCATGGCCCCACCCATGTCCGCGGACAGGTTTCTGCAAGCACTCACGGACGAAGGCGCCACCGTCGTCGAAGTGGGCAACTGGCGGGAGCACAACCGCAATCACAAGGGCCCCTGGGGCCCGGTGCACGGCGTGATGATCCACCACACGGTGACCTCGGGCAGCGAGGCGACGGTACGCATCTGCCGCGACGGCCACGCCACCTTGCCGGGCCCGCTGTGCCACGGCGTCATCACCAAGGACGGCCGCGTCCACCTCGTCGGGTACGGCCGCGCCAACCACGCGGGCTTCGGCGACGACGACGTGCTGCGGGCGGTGATCGCCGAGAAGCGGCTGCCGCCCGACAACGAGGCGAACACCGACGGCAACCGCCATTTCTACGGCTTCGAGTGCGAGAACCTCGGCGACGGCGAGGACCCGTGGACCGACGCCCAGCTGGTCGCGATCGAGCAGGTGTCGGCCGCTGTCTGCCGGGTGCACGAATGGACGGAACGCTCGGTCATCGG
Proteins encoded in this window:
- a CDS encoding family 2B encapsulin nanocompartment shell protein, giving the protein MSVGEEIRTDSGKPQQSLGTDAARNLATTTKSTPQMQEISSRWLLRMLPWVQVQGGTYRVNRRLSYSVGDGRVTFVKTGDRVQVIPAELGELPALRDYEDQEVLGELARRCQQREFAPGEALASFGSPVDEVYLLAHGRAEKLGTGPYGDDSVLGVLADGAYFGDQCLLDAESIWEYTARAVTTCTVLALPRSDFEQVAERSESLRAQLGRLRSIPGQRTNKYGEKEIDLSAGHVGEQEIPGTFVDYDGAPREYELSVAQTVLRIHTRVADLYNQPMNQTEQQLRLTVEALKERQEHELINNREFGLLNNCEYDQRLQPHDGGPSPDDMDELLSRRRGSKLFLAHPRAISAFGRECNKRGLYPDSVEVNGHHVPAWRGVPIFPCNKIPISDARTTSIICMRTGEDDAGVVGLRQSGIPDEIEPSLSVRFMGISEQAIMSYLVTAYYSAAVLVPDALGVLENVEIGRWR
- a CDS encoding N-acetylmuramoyl-L-alanine amidase, whose translation is MAPPMSADRFLQALTDEGATVVEVGNWREHNRNHKGPWGPVHGVMIHHTVTSGSEATVRICRDGHATLPGPLCHGVITKDGRVHLVGYGRANHAGFGDDDVLRAVIAEKRLPPDNEANTDGNRHFYGFECENLGDGEDPWTDAQLVAIEQVSAAVCRVHEWTERSVIGHLEWQPGKIDPRGFTMDAMRERIGERLK